Proteins from a genomic interval of Kribbella aluminosa:
- a CDS encoding NAD-glutamate dehydrogenase, whose product MQSKLDVLKADVIAKAVATGTHGHDKVVDPVRLKTFLEQYYRHVAAEDVAERQPNDCLGAARHHYKSAMSRPQGTAKVHVFTPTPEEFGWSAAGRTVVEIVVDDMPFLVDTAAMVITERNLELQLLIHPQFVVRRDVAGTLQEVLDDTTSADEHDLVRESWMHLEIERIADVTEHRALEQDLLKVLNDVREAVEDWPKMHEKAVSIAAGLHAADLPVPESEVEEARELLEWLADEHFTFLGYREYDFTMEGAQGILRGSAGTGLGILRPDPRPGSGKLPPEVSAKARERKLMILTKANSRSTVHRSTYLDYVGIKQFDENGDAVRECRFIGLLSSTAYTESVMQVPVLRRKALELFRLTGFDPNSHSGKGLLDVLETYPRDELLQAPVEDLLPIVQSVLHLQERRAVKLFVRRDVYNRYLSCLVYLPRDRYTTAVRLRMQQILKDAIGAESVTYAAYVTESVLARVHFVVRMKQGETVGEYDADTLEQQVVEATRAWEDDFTAALHAQGGDGAVTKLFRRYADAFPEAYKEDFDARVAVNDVHVLDGLPADNGLAMSLYSPIDEEWEGERRFKVFRTGSALSLSHVLPHLSAMGVEVVDERPYEIRRADGSMAYIYDFGLRAPEDSEEREELRTLFSDTFQAVWEGRAESDRLNALVLRGSLSWRQVSILRAYQRYMRQGGTPFSQAYIENTFLNHVDVAGLLVQLFETSFDPARGAADDPDRTMRTDQLEKEILAALDTVQSLDEDRILRSYLTVMKATLRTNYFQPGPDGRPRPYISLKLEPKAIPDLPQPRPAYEIFVYSPRVEGVHLRFGAVARGGLRWSDRREDFRTEVLGLVKAQMVKNSVIVPVGAKGGFYAKQLPDPSADRDAWLAEGIASYKTFISGLLDITDNIVAGDIVPPRDVVRYDGDDAYLVVAADKGTATFSDIANGVAKEYGFWLGDAFASGGSVGYDHKAMGITARGAWESVKRHFRELGHDCQNEDFTVVGVGDMSGDVFGNGMLLSEHIRLVAAFDHRHIFLDPAPDAAVSFAERRRLFELPRSSWADYDASLISAGGGVYPRTEKAIPISSQVREVLGIDGSATKLTPAELMNAILKAPVDLFWNGGIGTYVKSSNESNADVGDKANDAIRINGAELRARAVGEGGNLGFTQLGRIEYAANGGRINTDFIDNVAGVDTSDHEVNIKILLDTVVADGDLTEKQRNDIIASMTDEVGALVLKSNYRQNIALANATAQAPALMHVHQDWVRRLERQGLLDRQLEFLPSIPEFKRRKAEGRGLTSPELSVLIAYTKIVMEAELLKTSLPDDPFLKHKLASYFPKAIQERFADQIQSHQLRREIITTQVVNEFVNTSGITAYHRLSLETGGNEEDVVRANLAASRIFSQPELLAANAELDNVVDAETQTGMRLETRTLVERATRWLVSNRRPPVDIEELIEFFGPGIAKLTAALPEVLRGRELALFEQRREALVQKGVSEDFATRIAVLPPTYAGLGIVETASSDDLDILEVAKVHFALGERLQLGRFLERIIGLPRTDRWQTMARAALRDDLHSVHARLTRQVLATTDATAEPEDRVITWQDRNAAALSRAASMLEEIVEIEGPELAHLSVGLRLVRTLLANQA is encoded by the coding sequence ATGCAGAGCAAGCTGGACGTCCTGAAGGCCGATGTGATCGCGAAGGCGGTGGCCACGGGGACCCATGGGCACGACAAAGTGGTCGACCCGGTCAGGCTGAAGACCTTCCTCGAGCAGTACTACCGGCATGTTGCCGCCGAGGACGTCGCCGAGCGCCAGCCGAACGACTGCCTGGGGGCCGCGCGGCACCACTACAAGTCGGCCATGTCCCGGCCGCAGGGTACGGCGAAGGTGCACGTGTTCACCCCGACGCCCGAGGAGTTCGGCTGGTCCGCGGCCGGCCGGACCGTGGTCGAGATCGTGGTCGACGACATGCCGTTCCTGGTCGACACCGCGGCGATGGTGATCACCGAGCGGAACCTCGAGCTGCAGCTGCTGATCCACCCGCAGTTCGTGGTCCGGCGGGACGTCGCCGGCACGCTGCAGGAGGTCCTGGACGACACCACCTCGGCGGACGAGCACGACCTGGTCCGCGAGAGCTGGATGCACCTGGAGATCGAGCGGATCGCCGACGTCACCGAGCACCGTGCGCTCGAGCAGGACCTGCTCAAGGTGCTGAACGACGTCCGCGAGGCCGTCGAGGACTGGCCGAAGATGCACGAGAAGGCCGTCAGCATCGCGGCCGGCCTGCACGCCGCCGATCTGCCGGTGCCGGAGAGCGAGGTGGAGGAGGCCCGCGAGCTGCTGGAGTGGCTGGCCGACGAGCACTTCACCTTCCTCGGCTACCGCGAGTACGACTTCACCATGGAGGGCGCGCAGGGCATCCTGCGTGGCAGCGCCGGCACCGGGCTGGGCATCCTCCGGCCGGACCCGAGGCCGGGCTCCGGCAAGCTGCCGCCCGAGGTAAGCGCCAAGGCGCGTGAACGCAAGCTCATGATCCTCACCAAGGCGAACTCCCGCTCCACCGTGCACCGCTCGACCTACCTGGACTACGTCGGCATCAAGCAGTTCGACGAGAACGGCGACGCGGTCCGCGAGTGCCGGTTCATCGGCCTGCTGTCGTCAACGGCGTACACGGAGAGCGTTATGCAGGTCCCGGTGCTGCGGCGCAAGGCGCTGGAGCTGTTCCGGCTGACTGGCTTCGACCCGAACAGCCACAGCGGCAAGGGCCTGCTGGACGTACTGGAGACGTACCCGCGCGACGAGCTGCTGCAAGCGCCGGTGGAGGACCTGCTCCCGATCGTGCAGTCCGTCCTGCACCTGCAGGAGCGGCGCGCGGTCAAGCTGTTCGTACGCCGTGACGTCTACAACCGGTACCTGTCCTGCCTGGTGTACCTGCCGCGGGACCGTTACACGACGGCGGTCCGGCTGCGCATGCAGCAGATCCTCAAGGACGCCATCGGCGCCGAGTCCGTCACGTACGCGGCGTACGTCACCGAGTCCGTGCTGGCCCGCGTGCACTTCGTGGTCCGGATGAAGCAGGGCGAGACCGTAGGCGAGTACGACGCGGACACCCTGGAGCAGCAGGTCGTCGAGGCGACCCGTGCCTGGGAGGACGACTTCACCGCGGCGCTGCACGCGCAGGGCGGCGACGGCGCGGTCACCAAGCTGTTCCGCCGGTACGCCGACGCGTTCCCGGAGGCGTACAAGGAGGACTTCGACGCGCGCGTCGCGGTCAACGACGTCCACGTGCTGGACGGGCTGCCCGCGGACAACGGGCTGGCCATGTCGCTGTACAGCCCGATCGACGAGGAGTGGGAGGGCGAGCGCCGCTTCAAGGTGTTCCGCACCGGGTCGGCGCTGTCCCTGTCGCACGTGCTGCCGCACCTCAGCGCGATGGGCGTGGAGGTCGTCGACGAACGCCCGTACGAGATCCGCCGTGCCGACGGCAGCATGGCGTACATCTACGACTTCGGGCTGCGGGCGCCGGAGGACAGCGAGGAGCGCGAAGAGCTGCGCACACTGTTCTCCGACACGTTCCAGGCGGTATGGGAGGGCCGGGCCGAGTCCGACAGGCTGAATGCGCTCGTACTGCGTGGCAGCCTCAGCTGGCGGCAGGTGTCGATCCTGCGCGCGTACCAGCGCTACATGCGCCAGGGCGGTACGCCGTTCAGCCAGGCCTACATCGAGAACACCTTCCTGAACCACGTGGACGTGGCGGGCCTCCTGGTGCAGCTGTTCGAGACCAGCTTCGACCCGGCGCGCGGTGCGGCCGACGACCCGGACCGGACGATGCGTACGGACCAGCTGGAGAAGGAGATCCTGGCGGCGCTGGACACGGTGCAGAGCCTGGACGAGGACCGCATCCTGAGGTCGTACCTGACCGTCATGAAGGCGACCCTGCGGACGAACTACTTCCAGCCGGGGCCGGACGGCCGGCCGCGGCCGTACATCTCGCTGAAGCTGGAGCCGAAGGCGATCCCGGACCTGCCGCAGCCGCGGCCGGCGTACGAGATCTTCGTCTACTCGCCGCGGGTCGAAGGTGTGCACCTGCGGTTCGGCGCGGTCGCGCGCGGCGGTCTGCGCTGGTCGGACCGGCGCGAGGACTTCCGGACCGAGGTGCTCGGCCTGGTGAAGGCGCAGATGGTGAAGAACTCGGTGATCGTGCCCGTCGGCGCGAAGGGCGGGTTCTACGCCAAGCAACTGCCGGACCCGTCGGCGGACCGGGACGCCTGGCTGGCCGAGGGCATCGCGTCGTACAAGACCTTCATCTCCGGGCTGCTGGACATCACCGACAACATCGTCGCCGGTGACATCGTTCCTCCTCGGGACGTGGTGCGGTACGACGGGGACGACGCATATCTGGTGGTTGCCGCGGACAAGGGAACGGCGACGTTCTCCGACATCGCGAACGGGGTCGCGAAGGAGTACGGGTTCTGGCTGGGCGACGCGTTCGCGTCCGGCGGCTCGGTCGGGTACGACCACAAGGCGATGGGCATCACCGCCCGCGGCGCCTGGGAGTCGGTCAAGCGGCACTTCCGCGAGCTCGGCCACGACTGCCAGAACGAGGACTTCACGGTCGTCGGCGTCGGCGACATGTCCGGTGACGTGTTCGGCAACGGGATGCTGCTGTCGGAGCACATCCGGCTGGTCGCGGCGTTCGACCACCGGCACATCTTCCTGGACCCGGCGCCGGACGCGGCGGTGTCCTTCGCCGAGCGGCGGCGGCTGTTCGAGCTGCCGCGATCCTCGTGGGCGGACTACGACGCGTCGCTGATCTCCGCCGGCGGCGGGGTGTACCCGCGAACCGAGAAGGCGATCCCGATCTCCTCGCAGGTCCGTGAGGTGCTCGGCATCGACGGTAGCGCCACGAAGCTGACGCCCGCCGAGCTGATGAACGCGATCCTGAAGGCGCCGGTCGACCTGTTCTGGAACGGCGGCATCGGGACGTACGTGAAGTCGTCGAACGAGTCGAACGCCGACGTCGGCGACAAGGCGAACGACGCGATCCGGATCAACGGCGCCGAGCTGCGCGCCCGCGCGGTCGGCGAGGGTGGCAACCTCGGCTTCACCCAGCTCGGCCGGATCGAGTACGCCGCGAACGGCGGCCGGATCAACACCGACTTCATCGACAACGTGGCCGGCGTGGACACCTCCGACCACGAGGTGAACATCAAGATCCTGCTGGACACGGTGGTCGCGGACGGCGACCTGACCGAGAAGCAGCGCAACGACATCATCGCGTCGATGACCGACGAGGTCGGCGCGCTGGTGCTGAAGAGCAACTACCGGCAGAACATCGCGCTCGCCAACGCGACCGCGCAGGCGCCGGCGTTGATGCACGTCCACCAGGACTGGGTGCGGCGGCTGGAACGCCAGGGCCTGCTCGACCGGCAGCTGGAGTTCCTGCCGAGCATCCCGGAGTTCAAGCGCCGCAAGGCCGAGGGCCGCGGGCTGACCTCGCCGGAGCTGTCCGTGCTGATCGCGTACACCAAGATCGTCATGGAAGCCGAGCTGCTCAAGACGTCGCTGCCGGACGACCCGTTCCTCAAGCACAAGCTCGCCAGCTACTTCCCGAAGGCGATCCAGGAGCGGTTCGCGGATCAGATCCAGAGCCACCAGCTGCGCCGCGAGATCATCACCACGCAGGTCGTGAACGAGTTCGTGAACACGTCCGGCATCACGGCGTACCACCGGCTGTCGCTGGAGACCGGCGGCAACGAGGAGGACGTCGTCCGCGCGAACCTCGCGGCCTCGCGGATCTTCTCGCAGCCGGAGCTGCTGGCGGCGAACGCCGAGCTGGACAACGTGGTCGACGCCGAGACGCAGACCGGGATGCGGCTGGAGACCCGCACGCTGGTCGAGCGGGCCACCCGGTGGCTGGTGTCGAACCGGCGGCCACCGGTGGACATCGAGGAACTGATCGAGTTCTTCGGCCCCGGCATCGCGAAGCTGACCGCGGCGTTGCCCGAGGTACTGCGGGGTCGCGAGCTGGCGCTGTTCGAGCAGCGCCGGGAAGCCCTGGTGCAGAAGGGGGTCTCGGAGGACTTCGCGACCCGGATCGCGGTGCTGCCGCCGACGTACGCCGGACTCGGGATCGTCGAGACCGCGTCCAGCGACGACCTCGACATCCTCGAGGTCGCCAAGGTCCACTTCGCCCTCGGCGAACGCCTGCAACTGGGCCGCTTCCTCGAACGCATCATCGGCCTGCCGCGCACCGACCGCTGGCAGACGATGGCCCGCGCCGCCCTCCGCGACGACCTGCACTCGGTCCACGCCCGCCTGACCCGCCAGGTCCTGGCCACCACCGACGCCACCGCCGAACCCGAGGACCGCGTCATCACCTGGCAGGACCGCAACGCTGCGGCCCTCTCCCGAGCCGCCTCCATGCTCGAGGAAATAGTAGAAATCGAGGGCCCGGAACTCGCCCACCTCTCAGTAGGCCTCCGCCTGGTCCGCACCCTCCTCGCCAACCAGGCCTAA
- a CDS encoding Gfo/Idh/MocA family protein → MRIGLVGIGRIGAFHAATLQDLPAVDQVVVADADPARAEAVAKELGVTSVPDVPALLASELDGFVIAAATSAHASLIEAGLAAGVPTFCEKPVALDLAETERVLALVEASTVPVHIGFQRRFDAGYQAARAAVASGELGFVHHVRANTNDAFPPHQDYIPQSGGFFRDCTVHDFDIIRYVTGREVVSVYATGANRGETFFGEYGDVDSAAALLTLDDSTFVAVSGTRYNGAGHDVRMELHGSLGSIAVGLDSHTALRSAEPGVAFPDGPPHMTFMDRFQPAYVAELTAFTEVVAGTRKVPCTVRDALAAFRIADACELSRHENRIVTL, encoded by the coding sequence ATGCGGATCGGGTTGGTCGGGATCGGGCGGATCGGGGCGTTCCACGCCGCGACGCTGCAGGATTTGCCGGCGGTGGATCAGGTGGTCGTCGCCGACGCGGACCCGGCCCGGGCCGAGGCGGTCGCGAAGGAGCTGGGCGTTACGTCGGTCCCCGACGTACCGGCGTTGCTCGCGTCCGAGCTGGACGGGTTCGTGATCGCGGCGGCGACCTCCGCGCACGCCTCGCTGATCGAGGCGGGGCTGGCGGCCGGCGTACCGACGTTCTGCGAGAAGCCGGTCGCGCTCGACCTGGCCGAGACCGAGCGGGTGCTCGCGCTGGTCGAGGCCTCGACGGTGCCGGTACACATCGGTTTCCAGCGCCGGTTCGACGCCGGGTACCAGGCGGCGCGGGCGGCGGTCGCGTCCGGCGAGCTCGGCTTCGTGCACCACGTCCGGGCGAACACGAACGACGCGTTCCCGCCGCACCAGGACTACATCCCGCAGAGCGGCGGCTTCTTCCGCGACTGCACGGTGCACGACTTCGACATCATCCGGTACGTCACCGGCCGCGAGGTGGTCAGCGTGTACGCGACCGGCGCGAACCGCGGCGAGACCTTCTTCGGCGAGTACGGCGACGTGGACTCCGCCGCCGCGCTGCTGACCCTGGACGACAGCACGTTCGTCGCGGTCAGCGGGACCCGGTACAACGGCGCCGGTCACGACGTACGGATGGAACTCCACGGCAGCCTCGGCTCGATCGCCGTCGGCCTCGACTCGCATACTGCTCTGCGCTCGGCGGAGCCCGGCGTCGCGTTCCCGGACGGGCCGCCGCACATGACCTTCATGGACCGGTTCCAGCCCGCGTACGTCGCCGAGCTGACCGCGTTCACGGAGGTCGTCGCCGGTACCCGCAAGGTGCCGTGCACGGTCCGCGACGCGCTCGCCGCGTTCCGGATCGCCGACGCCTGTGAACTGTCCCGCCACGAAAACCGCATCGTCACGCTCTGA
- a CDS encoding ferredoxin, translated as MSRLEIDWTRCDGHGLCAGLLPDDIALDEWGFPVLRGREITAGELPDARRAVLACPALALRLTKGLTKR; from the coding sequence GTGAGCAGGCTGGAGATCGACTGGACCCGGTGCGACGGGCACGGCTTGTGCGCCGGGCTGTTGCCCGACGACATCGCCCTCGACGAGTGGGGATTCCCGGTGCTCCGGGGCCGCGAGATCACCGCCGGTGAGCTGCCGGATGCGCGCCGCGCTGTGCTCGCCTGCCCGGCTCTCGCACTGCGTCTCACCAAAGGTCTCACCAAACGATGA
- a CDS encoding sugar phosphate isomerase/epimerase family protein, translating into MTDIAARIAGAPISWGVCEVPGWGWQYDAATVLAEMRTVGLAATEFGPDGFLPDDPSDKAKTLADVGLRAVGGFVPVVLHDPGVDPSVEVLRALEGFVAAGAGTLVLAAATGQEGYDDRPVLDASGWSTLLRRLDELSALAASRGVLATIHPHVGTMVENADDVSRVLEGSTIGLTLDTGHLLIGGVDPVALAVGNAARIRHTHLKDVDAAWAARVQSGEVTYTDAVRAGLYRPLGAGDIDITTIVSTLEKSGYDGWYVLEQDTILQARPVDEGPVADVRASVAHLYEIAAAVR; encoded by the coding sequence ATGACCGACATTGCTGCCCGGATCGCCGGTGCCCCGATCTCGTGGGGCGTGTGCGAGGTCCCGGGGTGGGGCTGGCAGTACGACGCCGCCACCGTACTCGCCGAGATGCGCACGGTCGGGCTCGCCGCGACCGAGTTCGGCCCCGACGGGTTCCTGCCCGACGACCCTTCCGACAAGGCGAAGACGCTCGCGGACGTCGGGCTGCGGGCGGTCGGCGGGTTCGTTCCCGTCGTACTGCATGATCCTGGGGTTGATCCCTCCGTCGAGGTGCTGCGCGCGCTTGAAGGGTTCGTGGCGGCTGGTGCCGGGACGTTGGTGCTTGCCGCCGCGACGGGGCAGGAGGGGTACGACGACCGGCCGGTGCTGGACGCGTCCGGCTGGAGCACCTTGCTCCGTCGGCTCGACGAGCTGTCCGCGCTCGCCGCGTCCCGCGGTGTCCTCGCGACCATCCACCCGCATGTCGGGACCATGGTCGAGAACGCCGACGACGTGTCGCGGGTACTGGAGGGGTCGACGATCGGGCTCACGCTCGACACCGGCCACCTGCTGATCGGCGGGGTCGACCCGGTCGCGCTGGCCGTTGGCAATGCTGCGCGGATCCGGCACACCCATCTGAAGGACGTCGACGCGGCGTGGGCCGCGCGGGTGCAGTCGGGCGAGGTCACGTACACGGACGCCGTACGCGCCGGCCTCTACCGGCCACTGGGCGCCGGTGACATCGACATCACCACGATCGTCAGCACGCTGGAGAAGTCCGGGTACGACGGCTGGTACGTCCTCGAACAGGACACGATCCTGCAGGCACGCCCGGTCGACGAAGGCCCGGTCGCCGACGTACGCGCCAGTGTCGCCCACTTGTACGAGATCGCGGCCGCGGTCCGATGA
- a CDS encoding GntR family transcriptional regulator yields the protein MNAALPIQLDRSSPVPLYHQLAEQLTAAITDGRLRPGDPFENEIGMSDRLSLSRPTVRRAISELVNQGLLVRRRGIGTTVANQMVHRKAELTSLYDDLAREGRTPHTEVLALDCAAQDERAAAVLELPPGTPLVSIVRLRYADDLPLAILRNWLPPALEDLTLEDLTNDGLYAVLRARGIRPAVARQRIGARNATAEERRTLHMSKAEPLITMTRAAYAADGTPVEYGSHCYRADQYSVDVVVSER from the coding sequence ATGAATGCCGCCCTGCCGATCCAGCTCGATCGGTCCAGCCCGGTGCCGCTGTACCACCAGCTGGCCGAGCAGCTGACCGCTGCCATCACGGACGGCCGGCTGCGCCCGGGCGACCCGTTCGAGAACGAGATCGGCATGTCGGACCGGCTGAGCCTGTCCCGCCCGACGGTGCGCCGCGCGATCTCCGAGCTGGTCAACCAGGGCCTGCTGGTCCGCCGCCGCGGCATCGGCACCACCGTCGCGAACCAGATGGTGCACCGCAAGGCCGAGCTGACCAGCCTGTACGACGACCTCGCCCGCGAGGGGCGGACGCCGCACACCGAAGTACTCGCGCTGGACTGCGCCGCGCAGGACGAACGCGCCGCCGCCGTCCTCGAGCTCCCGCCCGGTACCCCGCTGGTCTCGATCGTCCGGCTCCGGTACGCCGACGACCTGCCGCTCGCGATCCTGCGCAACTGGCTGCCCCCGGCCCTCGAGGACCTCACCCTCGAGGACCTCACGAACGACGGCCTGTACGCCGTACTCCGCGCCCGCGGCATCCGCCCGGCGGTCGCCCGGCAACGCATCGGCGCTCGCAACGCCACCGCCGAGGAACGCCGCACCCTCCACATGTCCAAGGCCGAGCCCCTGATCACCATGACCCGCGCCGCCTACGCCGCCGACGGAACCCCGGTCGAATACGGCAGCCACTGCTACCGGGCCGACCAGTACTCCGTCGACGTCGTGGTGTCCGAACGTTAG
- the iolC gene encoding 5-dehydro-2-deoxygluconokinase, with protein MVDDVQLDVLTIGRIGVDLYPLQLGTHLEDVTSFGKFLGGSATNVAVAAARHGRKSAVISRTGNDPFGTFIHRTLGELGVDDRFVTPVDDLPTPITFCEIFPPDNFPLYFYRFPKAPDLVINPSELDLPAIRNARIYWSTVTGLSAEPSRSAHFTAWQARGRKPAADGFTVLDLDYRPMFWADPSEAHEQVSRALEYCTVAVGNREECEVAVGETDPDKAAQALLDRGLELAVVKQGPRGTLARTRDERVEVPPYPVEVVNGLGAGDGFGGALCHGLLAGWPLEKIIRFANTAGALVASRLECSTAMPTTTEVLSHLGPDA; from the coding sequence ATGGTGGACGACGTACAGCTGGATGTACTGACGATCGGGCGGATCGGGGTCGACCTCTACCCGCTGCAGCTCGGGACGCACCTGGAGGATGTCACCTCGTTCGGCAAGTTCCTCGGCGGGAGCGCGACGAACGTGGCGGTCGCGGCGGCGCGGCACGGCCGGAAGTCGGCGGTGATCAGCCGCACCGGCAACGACCCGTTCGGCACCTTCATCCACCGCACCCTCGGCGAACTCGGCGTCGACGACCGCTTCGTCACCCCCGTCGACGACCTGCCGACCCCGATCACGTTCTGCGAGATCTTCCCGCCGGACAACTTCCCGCTGTACTTCTACCGCTTCCCCAAGGCCCCCGACCTCGTCATCAACCCCTCCGAACTCGACCTGCCCGCCATCCGCAACGCCCGCATCTACTGGTCCACCGTCACCGGCCTCTCCGCCGAACCCTCCCGCTCCGCCCACTTCACCGCCTGGCAAGCCCGCGGCCGGAAGCCTGCTGCTGACGGGTTCACCGTGCTCGACCTCGACTACCGTCCGATGTTCTGGGCGGATCCGAGTGAGGCGCACGAGCAGGTGTCGCGGGCGCTCGAGTACTGCACGGTTGCTGTCGGCAACCGTGAGGAGTGCGAGGTCGCCGTCGGCGAGACCGACCCGGACAAGGCCGCTCAGGCCCTCCTCGACCGCGGCCTCGAACTGGCCGTCGTCAAGCAAGGCCCCCGCGGCACCCTCGCCCGTACCCGCGACGAACGCGTCGAAGTCCCGCCGTACCCGGTCGAGGTAGTCAACGGCCTCGGCGCCGGCGACGGCTTCGGCGGCGCCCTCTGTCACGGCCTACTGGCCGGCTGGCCCCTGGAGAAGATCATCCGCTTCGCCAACACCGCCGGCGCCCTCGTCGCCTCCCGCCTCGAATGCTCCACCGCCATGCCCACAACCACCGAAGTCCTCTCCCACCTGGGACCCGACGCATGA